Genomic segment of Cytophagia bacterium CHB2:
GTTTCATTGAGAGAAGAAGCCAACCGACCTTTTGGAATCTGTTGGCTTTTTTGTTTAAAGAACTATCCGCAACGTTACGGGCCTTTGCACGCAACAAGCGGCCACAACTTCGCCAAGTCATTGCCGAGTCGCAAGACGGCGGCCCGGTCCTGCGCGAAACCGCCCGCGCGATCATCAATACCGCCAAATGGCGGCCGCGAGAAAACACAACCGTCCGGACGCTGCGAGCGTCCGGACGGTATTTGATACCAAAATTTCCTTTGCAATTAAATCTTCGTTCTCGTATGTAAGAACATTTCAGATCACCCACAAAATCGAGGCATTAGGACCCGACCAACAATAACAACCTCAGGAGCGTGTCATGCAGGAGCATAACGAAGCACGATTGCCGTTCTTTGTGCGACGACAGTCCGGATGGCTTTGTTTATTCAGTTTAGCGGTTGGATTGATCGCGGGATTTTCATTCACGCCATTTTTTCAAAACCAACTATCGGCAGTAAGCACGCCGTTGGCCGCATCTCTCATTTCTCCGAAGTTCATCACTTCACACCAAAATGCGCCCCCTTCCACCTTTGTGCAAACCGCCGAGCGTATTTTGCCCTCTGTCGTGGCGGTTTCATGCTTGCGCGTTTTTTCGGCGCGCGATCTGAACCGCTACCGCGAGGCAAAACCGCGCGACCGCTCGCGCGAACCGGAGGCCCCGCTGCAAACACCGGAGTTGCAACAACGCAGCGCTGGCTCGGGCATCATCATCTCGCCGGAAGGCCATATTCTGACGAATACGCATGTGGTCGATTTCGCCGACAAGATCACTGTAACCCTGCAGGACCGGCGCACCTTCCCGGCAAAAATTGTCGGCCTTGATCCGCTTTCGGAAATCGCGGTGATCAAGATCGAGGCGCAGCCTCTCACGCCGGCGGCCATCGGTGATTCACGCACAAGCAATATCGGCGAATGGGTGTTGGCGGTGGGCAATCCACTGGAATTGCGGTTCACGGTGACGGCCGGCATCATCAGCGCCAAGGGCCGGCAGATCAACGTGATTCAAGAGAGCTTCGGCGTGGAGCATTTCATTCAAACCGATGCCGCGATCAACCCCGGCAACAGCGGCGGCGGGCTGTTCAATCTCAAAGGCGAAGTCATCGGCGTCATCACGGCCATTGCCACGGAAACCGGCTACGATGTGGGCCTGGGCTTTGCCGTGCCGGTCAATCTTGCGCATCGCATCGCCGTGGACTTGATGCGCTACGGCAAAGTCGAACGCGGTTATCTCGGCGTTGCCATGCGCAATGTGAGGGAGCTGGAAGCGCGCGCGTTGGGGCTCGCTAGCCCGGCCGGTGTGTTCGTAGATGATATTTACGAAGACAGTCCGGCGCACAGGGGCGGATTGCAGCCGATGGATGTGATTTTGAGCATCGACGGTATTGCTGTTTCACAAACCAATGATGTGCAGGCCCTGGTGGCAAGCAAGAAACCCGGCGCGCTGGTTACGTTGAGAATCTTTCGCAACCAGCGTGAGTTGACGCACCGTCTCGTGCTCGGTGAGCTGCCGTTGGCAAGCGAGCCACTGTTGCCGCCCGCAGCGCAAGCGCATTTCAAGGATTTGGGCATAAGCGTGGCCAACCTCACTGAGGCAGATTTGCTGACATTGAGAAGAGGGCGCAGCGGTGTGAAAGTGACGGCGGTCGAACGTTTTAGTCCGGCTGAGGAGGCGGGATTGCTGGCAAACGATATCATACTCGCCCTCAATCGTCTGCCAGTGCGCAGACGCGATGATTTCAGCAGACTTTTACACAATCTAAAAGCGGGCGAGGCCGTGATTTTAGCCGTGATGCGCGAGGAGGCGCTTTATCATTTATTTTTGGAGGTTCTGTAATGCGGTGTTTGTTACGGTCACGCGGTGAAGAGTTTATACCGATTTTGGGACAAGATGGAAATCGAAGCCCGTCAAGCAGCCTTAAACTCCGCCCACAAAAATGAAAATCCCACCAAAATAAAAAAGCCTTTTGGATGGGATTACAATCCTGTGGGCAAAAACTTTCAGAAATTTATTCTGAAATCGAAAAGTTAATCGCCGGCCTTGATTTGCAGACCGGCGGTATTTTGTCGAGTCATGAAAAGGTTAAGCGGTGATGCCCGGCGTCATGAATCACTTCGTGCGATAGAAAAAGGCTCAGCCAGAATGATCCAGCAGCAGAACTATTCCCAATCATCCTGCCCGAAATTCCTCAGAAGGCGCGATTCAAGCGGAATGTAACCACGAGATCATCATGGCCGCGGTCGGTGCGCTTGGCGAAATTCAAGCGCACTCGGCCGTCGTTGTCCGTAATCGCTATGCCCACATCGGTTTTGAGCCGGTTCCAGTCAAAATCTTTAAAATTGGCCAGAGCTGCGCCTTCATCAACCTCCCAGATCATCCCGGAATCCACAAATAAAATCAAATTGAATTCGCTGAGAATGGGAATATCGTGCAAGCGGCTGCGGCCCGCGTTCATGCGGTATTCGAGATTGCCCAGCAGCATGCGATTGCCGGTGAATTCTTTGAAGCGATAGCCCTGCAGCGTTGAAAGACCGCCGGCATCGAAGAAAAATTGCGCCGGCAACACGCCGCTGCTCGAACCGGCGCGCAGCCGGAGGTCGAGATTTTTGCCGTAGCCTATCGGGATATAACGCCGTACATCGATGATCATACGATCATAGTCAAAGTCGCTGTCAAAATCGGGGCGGCTCACCTCCGCCATCGCATTCAAGAGCCAGCCGCGCCGCGGTGAACGCTTGTGATCGCGGCTGTCCCAGCCGAATTCTGTAAAATAACTCACCAACTTGCCTTCATCAATCGTGGGATTCTGGCGGAATTTCTTCTTGCCGCCAAATAGCGACCACACGGCGCGATTCTCGAGCGTGAGCAAATCATCGCGGCGATATCCGGCGGTGAGTTTGAAATCGTTGCCGAAGTTTTGACTGCCGAAGATGCTGAAACCTTTGCGGCGATAGTAATCTTGAAAATCTTCTTTGATGAAAAGCGCGGCTGCGGTATTCTCGTCTCGTGGAATGATCCAGCCGTCTTCCGTGTCCGTGAAATCGTGCGTCTCCGCGCCCAGCGCCGTGCGAAATTCCCTGCCGATATAAAACTCTGCCCCGCCTTGATATTGCCAGCGCTTGGCCTTAAAGCCGTAGCCGCCGAAGCCGAACATGCCGACATTCGTGAAGCCGCGATATTTACGCGGCAAGCTGCCGCCGAGATAAAACCCGTCTACGCGATTGTAGTGGGCATCAACATCGAAAGACGAGGCCAGGCGGCGTTGCTGGCGTTTCCAATTTCGTTCCCAATCCCAACCCCTGTCTCTGGTGCGGCGCGCGCGCGAATAGTGGCGCGACTCCGGCGAGGTTTCCACTTGATCGCCGCCAATGCGGCTGCCCTCGAAACGCTTCACGCGCCCGGAAACAGCCACCACATCACCGTCAACGACGGCGGTGGACGTCAAGGTGATATTGCCGCACACGACCAACACGGTGCCGGCCACGCGCCCGGAAATCACCACATCGCCGCCGGCCACCACCAGATTGCCGGAGAGGCTGTCATGCAGCGCCAACTCAAAATCGCCAAACCGCCGCGTGAGATTCGTGCGATCATCCAAATAATCGCGCTCCGCCTGACGAACCAGTTCGCCGTCGCAATCAGTCGTATCGTGCGCGGCGACAGTCATCGTCAAGGGCGCAGCCGGGCCGGCTGCTGCAGCTTGCGGCGAAAGCAACAGCCAGAACAGCATCAGTAACGAAAAAATCACCAGCACCAAAAACACAAGCTGTTTGATTTGCATGCGTGTATCAATGTTTTTCATGTCATTGTTCTCCCTCGAAAAACAATTATTTGTTTTCTGTACACTCAAACAAGCAGCGTGCCAATAAAATCATTCCTAGTTTGATCTCTTCAAGATTTTGATATTATTGATTTTTTGTCGATGCGATGCGAGCAGGAGGAAATCAACAGGGGAGTTATCGGAGAGTGTCAAGCATACACAAAACTTTGCGATTGTAGCAAAATGCCACGTGCTTCGTCATTACAGATTATATTGGTTTTCTGAGCTATGCAATAAGCTTCTTTTAAAAATCCATGTCAAGCCGTGGAAATCTGCGACTCACCAAAATACCTGCTTCCGTGTTGAACTTTCCATGCGAAGCACGGCTCAAAAGCTATTCAACAAACTCACATGAACCTTACCGTTGAGCAGATCATCGCCTTCGCCGAGGCCGTAATCAACGCCGACAATACCAAGCGGTGTGTCCAAACGAACACCCAAACCAAAAGATCGCTTTATCTCATCAATCGCCGTTAAAGCGGCAGCAGTGCTGTTCGCCGGCTCTTCACGAAAATAGTAGCCCAAATCTAAAAACACAAAGGCTCGTGATTGGCGCGAAAGCAGGTAGCGATATTCGAAATTACTCCACGCCACACGCGAGCCGCGAAATTGTTCCTCGCGATAGCCGCGCAGCGTGGTTGCGCCGCCGAAGCGGATTTGGTCGGTAATCGAAACCAACGGCTCGCCCGTCGTAACTTCGCGGCCGTGAATCGCAACACTCAACACTTGCGGCCATTTCACCGGCAACAGCCACTCGAAATCCACCAGGATTTTTTTGCGCGAGAAGGACTGCGCCGCGGCCTCCGCCGTTGGGCCATAACGCTTGCGCCCGGTTTCAAGCGAGGTGGAGTAAAAGACACCGGCAGTTGGGTTGATCAAATCGTCGCGCGAGTCATAGCGCAGGCCGGCAACCACGCTGGCAACGCGGCTCTCCGGCA
This window contains:
- a CDS encoding PDZ domain-containing protein, producing the protein MQEHNEARLPFFVRRQSGWLCLFSLAVGLIAGFSFTPFFQNQLSAVSTPLAASLISPKFITSHQNAPPSTFVQTAERILPSVVAVSCLRVFSARDLNRYREAKPRDRSREPEAPLQTPELQQRSAGSGIIISPEGHILTNTHVVDFADKITVTLQDRRTFPAKIVGLDPLSEIAVIKIEAQPLTPAAIGDSRTSNIGEWVLAVGNPLELRFTVTAGIISAKGRQINVIQESFGVEHFIQTDAAINPGNSGGGLFNLKGEVIGVITAIATETGYDVGLGFAVPVNLAHRIAVDLMRYGKVERGYLGVAMRNVRELEARALGLASPAGVFVDDIYEDSPAHRGGLQPMDVILSIDGIAVSQTNDVQALVASKKPGALVTLRIFRNQRELTHRLVLGELPLASEPLLPPAAQAHFKDLGISVANLTEADLLTLRRGRSGVKVTAVERFSPAEEAGLLANDIILALNRLPVRRRDDFSRLLHNLKAGEAVILAVMREEALYHLFLEVL